The proteins below are encoded in one region of Pseudomonas putida NBRC 14164:
- the ihfB gene encoding integration host factor subunit beta, translated as MTKSELIERIVTHQGLLSSKDVELAIKTMLEQMSQCLATGDRIEIRGFGSFSLHYRAPRVGRNPKTGQSVSLEGKFVPHFKPGKELRDRVNEEDEAEA; from the coding sequence ATGACGAAGTCGGAGCTGATCGAACGTATTGTCACCCATCAGGGGCTGCTCTCGTCCAAGGATGTGGAGCTGGCCATCAAGACCATGCTTGAGCAGATGTCACAATGCCTTGCCACTGGCGATCGCATCGAGATCCGCGGTTTTGGCAGCTTCTCGCTGCATTATCGCGCCCCGCGCGTGGGCCGTAACCCGAAGACCGGCCAATCGGTCAGCCTCGAGGGCAAGTTTGTGCCGCACTTCAAACCCGGCAAAGAGCTGCGTGACCGGGTCAACGAAGAAGACGAGGCTGAAGCCTGA
- a CDS encoding acyltransferase family protein has protein sequence MLMFGDVMKGRGRDNNFLIIRLLAATAVVIGHSFALSYLECLSCADPAMQLGMPVPVHSLGVEVFFVVSGFLIAASGERNSAKDFYLARALRILPGLVMCLLLMAFVLGPAVTSLPLAEYFSQAQVYKYFYSPLLIFKDAQFVLPGVTFTPRFQGVSVNGSLWTIPLEMRMYLVLGLVVLVARLFRWPMSGLTLAALLVALGLHAWHPAFAAYPFKLVVCFLAGSAFYSCRAVIPHTGWVLVGCVALFLLSKGGRFEVFAFAILTIYATLYFAYCPQLKLPSVVQDYSYGIYLYAFPIQQILAGAMPWAGPYWLMLVAVPASWVAGYASWQLVEKPALAIRKRFSQESPRQQLA, from the coding sequence ATGTTGATGTTTGGCGACGTTATGAAAGGTCGCGGGCGCGATAATAATTTTTTGATCATCCGGTTGCTGGCGGCGACCGCTGTGGTGATTGGGCATTCTTTTGCACTTTCCTATCTGGAATGCCTGAGTTGCGCGGACCCGGCGATGCAGCTGGGCATGCCGGTGCCCGTCCACAGCCTTGGGGTGGAAGTGTTCTTCGTGGTCAGTGGGTTCTTGATCGCTGCCAGCGGTGAGCGCAATAGCGCCAAGGATTTCTACCTGGCACGCGCGCTCAGAATCCTGCCTGGTCTGGTGATGTGTCTGTTGCTCATGGCCTTTGTACTAGGGCCTGCCGTTACCTCGCTGCCACTTGCCGAGTATTTTTCGCAAGCCCAGGTATACAAATACTTCTACAGCCCGTTGCTGATTTTCAAAGATGCCCAATTCGTACTGCCTGGGGTGACCTTTACCCCGCGTTTCCAAGGGGTTTCGGTCAATGGCAGTTTGTGGACCATTCCGCTGGAAATGCGCATGTACCTGGTGCTGGGGTTGGTGGTGCTTGTAGCCAGGCTTTTCCGGTGGCCAATGTCGGGGCTGACGCTTGCGGCACTCTTGGTTGCGTTGGGGTTGCATGCCTGGCATCCGGCATTTGCAGCGTACCCATTCAAGCTGGTGGTGTGTTTCCTGGCGGGGTCGGCATTCTATTCATGCCGAGCGGTGATACCGCACACCGGGTGGGTGTTGGTTGGCTGCGTCGCGTTGTTCTTGCTGAGCAAGGGAGGGCGTTTTGAGGTGTTCGCGTTCGCCATCCTGACGATTTACGCCACGCTTTATTTTGCGTATTGCCCGCAGTTGAAGCTGCCTTCGGTGGTGCAGGACTACTCCTACGGTATCTACCTGTATGCGTTTCCTATTCAGCAGATTTTGGCGGGGGCGATGCCGTGGGCCGGGCCATATTGGCTAATGCTGGTTGCAGTGCCGGCCTCGTGGGTGGCGGGGTATGCGTCGTGGCAGCTGGTGGAGAAGCCTGCGCTGGCGATACGAAAGCGCTTTTCGCAGGAAAGTCCTCGGCAGCAATTGGCGTGA